Proteins encoded together in one Anaerococcus murdochii window:
- a CDS encoding PP2C family protein-serine/threonine phosphatase, with amino-acid sequence MRKSFDKNRDLQENINFFILNSMDDWVRIIDDFGQVTFINDALKDALKKSPKLKTYLDENIDLIISNSNTLSKSATMIEEKLIDGKYYSIKSSPIYLGDTFTGTIEVYRDITSESILKIDLYNANKAMLDDIRFVRRIQSSILPKNGTYGKLSLSGIYNPADDVSGDLYDLIKIDENRIAFYIADVMGHGVKASIMTMFLKVTMSAIFDKHPDYSPGQVFLNLRKKFTKLQIDSSQYFTAWLGIFDFRDDSLVFSNAGHNCPPLIYFKEKNEAEYLLANGRMISNIIEPDEYIEKSLNLSQGDKILFFTDGAIEAKNEEGNEFGLERLRETFSKSRDLTFVDDIITSYNWQAMADDLTLALLEYEKKEEI; translated from the coding sequence ATGAGGAAATCTTTTGATAAAAACCGAGATTTACAAGAGAATATCAACTTTTTTATCCTTAATTCCATGGATGATTGGGTGAGGATTATTGATGATTTTGGTCAGGTGACCTTTATTAATGACGCCCTCAAAGATGCCCTAAAGAAAAGTCCAAAACTTAAAACCTACTTGGATGAAAATATAGACCTAATTATTTCTAATTCTAACACTTTGTCAAAGTCAGCGACCATGATTGAGGAAAAGCTCATCGACGGCAAGTATTATTCGATAAAATCAAGTCCGATTTATCTTGGTGATACCTTCACAGGCACTATCGAAGTCTACAGGGATATTACCAGCGAATCTATCCTTAAAATTGACCTTTACAATGCCAACAAGGCCATGCTTGACGATATACGTTTTGTAAGGCGTATCCAGTCTTCAATCCTTCCTAAAAATGGGACTTACGGCAAGCTAAGCCTGTCTGGAATTTATAATCCTGCAGACGATGTATCAGGCGATCTTTATGACCTAATTAAGATAGATGAAAATAGGATTGCTTTTTATATTGCGGATGTCATGGGCCATGGGGTAAAGGCTTCAATTATGACTATGTTTTTGAAGGTGACCATGAGTGCGATTTTTGATAAGCATCCAGATTATTCTCCAGGCCAGGTTTTTCTAAATCTTAGGAAAAAATTTACTAAATTACAGATTGATTCTAGTCAGTATTTTACAGCTTGGCTGGGTATTTTTGACTTTAGGGACGATAGTCTGGTATTTTCTAATGCTGGCCACAATTGTCCGCCACTGATTTATTTCAAGGAGAAAAACGAGGCAGAATATCTCCTTGCTAATGGGAGGATGATCTCAAATATAATCGAGCCTGACGAATATATAGAAAAAAGCCTAAACTTATCCCAAGGTGATAAGATATTATTTTTTACAGACGGAGCAATCGAAGCGAAAAATGAAGAGGGAAACGAATTTGGTCTTGAAAGGTTGAGGGAGACTTTTTCCAAGTCACGTGATTTAACCTTTGTTGATGATATAATCACATCCTACAACTGGCAGGCCATGGCAGATGATTTGACCCTTGCCCTATTAGAATATGAAAAGAAGGAAGAGATATGA